From Vibrio artabrorum, a single genomic window includes:
- the adk gene encoding adenylate kinase: MRIILLGAPGAGKGTQANFIMNKFGIPQISTGDMLRAAIKAGTELGKQAKSVIDAGQLVSDEIILGLIKERIAQDDCEKGFLLDGFPRTIPQADGLKEMGIVVDYVVEFDVADDVIVERMAGRRAHLPSGRTYHNVYNPPKEEGKDDITGEDLVVRDDDKEETVRARLGVYHDQTAPLISYYGKEAEAGNTQYLKFDGTKQVAEVSAELEKALA, translated from the coding sequence ATGCGCATCATTCTTCTAGGTGCTCCTGGCGCGGGTAAAGGTACTCAAGCTAACTTCATCATGAATAAATTTGGTATCCCTCAGATTTCAACTGGTGACATGCTACGTGCTGCTATCAAGGCGGGTACTGAACTTGGCAAACAGGCTAAATCAGTAATCGACGCGGGTCAGCTAGTTTCTGATGAAATTATCCTTGGTCTTATCAAAGAGCGCATTGCTCAAGATGACTGTGAGAAAGGTTTCCTACTAGACGGTTTTCCACGCACAATCCCACAAGCCGATGGTCTAAAAGAGATGGGTATCGTTGTTGATTACGTTGTTGAATTCGACGTTGCTGATGATGTGATTGTTGAGCGCATGGCGGGTCGTCGTGCTCACCTTCCTTCTGGTCGTACATACCATAACGTGTACAACCCGCCGAAAGAAGAAGGTAAAGACGATATCACCGGTGAAGATCTGGTTGTGCGTGATGACGATAAAGAAGAAACGGTTCGTGCACGTTTAGGTGTATACCACGATCAAACAGCTCCGCTGATCTCTTACTACGGCAAAGAAGCTGAAGCTGGTAACACTCAGTACCTGAAATTCGACGGTACTAAGCAAGTTGCTGAAGTGAGCGCTGAACTTGAGAAAGCGCTAGCATAA
- a CDS encoding peptide MFS transporter: MPSKHNIFGHPRGLFLLFSTELWERFSYYAMRAILVLFLTDTTINGGLGWSTKDALDLYGIYTGLVYVTPLIGGWIADNYLGQRKSILIGGVLMALGQFTLALPNGFIGLDQVHALYLGLALLISGNGMFKPNISTMVGDLYQEGDNRRDGAFTIFYMGINLGALLGGLISGAAVDSFGWKAGFLAAGIGMVISLIMQITMAQSWLGNIGSEPAAARAKALNKSKEKAPLTKEEFDRLKVILIMGLFVIVFWAGFEQAGGLMNIYTQEYTDRMIGSFEVPAAWFQSLNPFFIITLAPLIAAFWVKLGKREPNSPVKFAVGLFFLAIGFVCMMGAVMEQGGDLTAKTSMLWLVGAFFFHTLGELCLSPIGLSLVTKLAPLRLASLMMGAWFGFNAIANYVAGLVGSHVGELGAMSIFSGIAITATVSGILLLLCAGKLVSWMHGVETSTMLEADQAKVTSVA; this comes from the coding sequence ATGCCAAGCAAACACAACATTTTTGGCCACCCTAGAGGCCTATTTCTACTATTCAGCACAGAGCTATGGGAACGTTTCTCCTACTATGCAATGCGTGCAATCCTTGTTTTATTCCTAACTGACACGACGATAAACGGCGGACTTGGTTGGTCAACGAAAGACGCACTTGATCTCTACGGTATTTATACCGGTTTAGTCTACGTCACACCATTAATCGGTGGCTGGATTGCCGATAACTATTTGGGGCAACGTAAATCGATCCTGATTGGCGGTGTATTAATGGCATTAGGTCAATTTACACTCGCGCTACCTAACGGATTCATCGGTTTAGACCAAGTGCACGCTCTTTACCTTGGTTTAGCACTGCTTATCAGTGGTAACGGAATGTTTAAGCCGAACATCTCGACAATGGTGGGTGATCTTTATCAAGAAGGCGATAACCGACGTGATGGTGCTTTCACTATTTTCTATATGGGCATTAACTTAGGCGCACTACTTGGTGGTCTAATTTCTGGTGCGGCCGTTGACTCATTTGGTTGGAAAGCCGGTTTCCTAGCCGCTGGTATTGGTATGGTTATTAGCTTAATTATGCAAATTACAATGGCCCAATCATGGTTAGGTAATATTGGTTCAGAACCTGCGGCTGCACGAGCAAAAGCACTGAACAAATCGAAAGAAAAAGCACCGTTAACTAAGGAAGAATTCGACAGATTAAAAGTGATTCTGATTATGGGTCTGTTCGTGATTGTTTTCTGGGCTGGTTTTGAACAAGCCGGTGGTTTGATGAACATCTATACGCAAGAATACACCGACCGCATGATTGGTAGTTTTGAAGTACCAGCGGCTTGGTTCCAATCTCTAAACCCATTTTTCATTATTACACTCGCACCATTAATCGCAGCCTTTTGGGTTAAGCTCGGTAAACGTGAACCAAACTCACCGGTGAAGTTTGCTGTGGGTTTGTTTTTCCTAGCTATCGGTTTTGTGTGCATGATGGGTGCTGTAATGGAGCAAGGTGGTGACCTAACAGCAAAAACATCAATGCTATGGTTGGTGGGCGCTTTCTTCTTCCATACTCTTGGTGAGCTTTGTCTGTCTCCTATTGGCCTGTCGTTGGTCACTAAGTTGGCTCCGCTTCGCTTAGCTTCATTAATGATGGGAGCATGGTTTGGCTTCAACGCCATTGCAAACTACGTGGCAGGCCTTGTGGGTTCACACGTCGGTGAGCTGGGTGCTATGTCTATTTTTAGCGGCATTGCGATTACGGCAACAGTCAGTGGTATATTACTCTTGCTTTGTGCAGGTAAGCTCGTGTCATGGATGCATGGCGTAGAGACAAGCACAATGCTTGAAGCGGACCAAGCTAAAGTAACTTCTGTTGCTTAA
- the hemH gene encoding ferrochelatase: MVNNKKQGVLLVNLGTPDSATPAGVRRFLSEFLHDKRVVNLTRWLWCPILHGVILPIRAPKVAKLYQSVWMDEGSPLLVYSQRQVEKLQKKLEMPVALGMTYGNPSLKTGLELLMEQGVEDIIVLPLYPQYSGTTTAAVSDGLTKAFKQMPVIPSYRFIRDYYAHPSYAKALAESVRSHWEQNGRADHLVCSFHGIPKRLADEGDIYPQHCKATTKLLAAELGLSADDITMTYQSRFGREEWLKPYTDETLESLPSKGIKKIDIMAPAFSVDCLETLEEISDQCKETFIDAGGSDFSYIMCLNDRDSHIDMMAELVALYR; this comes from the coding sequence ATGGTAAATAATAAAAAGCAGGGCGTTTTACTGGTGAACTTAGGAACACCAGATTCAGCGACCCCCGCTGGTGTTCGTCGATTTTTGAGTGAATTCTTACACGACAAACGTGTGGTGAACCTAACACGTTGGCTGTGGTGCCCTATTTTACATGGTGTCATTCTGCCGATTCGTGCGCCTAAAGTGGCTAAGTTGTATCAGTCTGTTTGGATGGATGAAGGCTCACCGCTGCTTGTGTACTCCCAAAGACAAGTGGAAAAGCTTCAGAAGAAACTTGAGATGCCTGTTGCGTTGGGTATGACCTATGGTAATCCAAGCTTAAAGACCGGGCTTGAGTTACTGATGGAGCAGGGCGTCGAAGACATCATCGTACTGCCTTTATATCCTCAGTATTCAGGGACAACCACGGCAGCGGTTTCTGATGGTTTAACCAAAGCGTTTAAACAGATGCCAGTTATCCCGAGCTATCGCTTTATTCGTGACTACTACGCGCACCCAAGCTATGCCAAAGCATTGGCTGAAAGCGTTCGCAGTCATTGGGAGCAAAATGGCAGGGCCGATCATTTAGTGTGTTCTTTCCACGGCATTCCGAAGCGGCTGGCTGATGAAGGCGATATCTACCCTCAGCATTGTAAAGCGACAACAAAGCTGCTTGCGGCAGAGTTAGGTTTATCAGCGGACGATATCACCATGACATACCAATCGCGATTTGGTCGAGAAGAGTGGTTGAAGCCATACACGGATGAGACACTTGAATCACTGCCGAGTAAAGGCATCAAGAAGATCGATATCATGGCGCCTGCATTCTCGGTTGACTGTTTGGAAACGCTGGAAGAGATTTCAGACCAGTGTAAAGAGACGTTTATTGACGCTGGTGGTTCGGACTTTAGCTACATTATGTGCCTTAACGATAGAGACTCGCACATTGATATGATGGCTGAGTTAGTCGCGTTGTATCGTTAA
- a CDS encoding SelT/SelW/SelH family protein, with product MKTESDQIASSIARASISIHYCRQCNWMLRSSWLCQELLHTFSEEIERVSLHPDTGGRFEIFCNGVQVWERKVDGGFPDAKVLKQRVRNIIAPDRDLGHIDAK from the coding sequence ATGAAGACAGAATCCGATCAAATAGCCTCTTCTATCGCTCGAGCATCGATCTCCATACACTATTGTCGTCAGTGCAACTGGATGCTTCGTTCTAGCTGGTTGTGCCAAGAATTACTGCATACTTTCAGTGAAGAAATAGAGCGCGTGAGTTTGCACCCTGATACGGGTGGGCGATTTGAAATCTTTTGTAATGGCGTTCAGGTTTGGGAAAGAAAAGTGGATGGCGGCTTTCCTGACGCAAAAGTTCTAAAACAAAGAGTGCGGAATATCATTGCTCCAGATAGAGATCTTGGCCATATCGACGCCAAATAA
- the htpG gene encoding molecular chaperone HtpG, whose product MSETATQNKETRGFQSEVKQLLHLMIHSLYSNKEIFLRELISNASDAADKLRFQALSNGDLYQGDADLGVKLSFNAEANTLTISDNGIGMSRDNVIEHLGTIAKSGTADFFSKLSDEQSKDSQLIGQFGVGFYSAFIVADAVTVRTRAAGLANNQAVQWHSAGEGDYTIEDIIKESRGTDIILHMREDGKEFLNEWRLREVISKYSDHIGIPVSMLTAVKDDEGKDTEEKRWEQINKAQALWTRNKSDIEKEEYQEFYKHVSHDFADPLTWSHNKVEGKNDYTSLLYIPAKAPWDMMNRDHKSGLKLYVQRVFIMDDAEQFMPSYMRFVRGLIDSNDLPLNVSREILQDNKVTQSLRGACTKRVLTMLERMAKSDNDKYLEFWKEFGLVMKEGPAEDIANKEKIANLLRFSSTEVDSADQTISLASYIERMKEGQDKIYYLTADSYTAAKNSPHLEQFKAKGIEVILMYDRIDEYVMNYLTDFDGKSFQSITKAGLDLSQFEGEEEKEKQKETEEEFKSVVERAQSYLGDRVKEVRTTFKLATTPAVVVTDDFDMGTQMAKLLEAAGQAAPEVKYIFEINPEHTLVKQMADEADEQAFGRWVELLLGQAMLAEKGSMEDPSQFLGAINELLTKR is encoded by the coding sequence ATGAGCGAAACAGCAACGCAAAATAAAGAGACTCGTGGCTTTCAATCTGAAGTGAAACAACTACTTCATTTAATGATTCACTCACTGTATTCAAATAAAGAAATCTTCCTACGTGAGCTGATTTCTAATGCATCTGACGCGGCTGATAAGCTTCGTTTTCAAGCGCTATCGAATGGTGATCTTTACCAAGGCGACGCTGATCTAGGTGTAAAATTGTCGTTTAACGCAGAGGCGAATACTTTAACGATTTCTGATAATGGTATCGGCATGAGCCGTGACAATGTTATTGAACATTTGGGTACCATTGCTAAATCAGGCACCGCTGACTTTTTCTCAAAGTTGTCGGATGAACAAAGCAAAGACTCTCAACTTATCGGCCAATTTGGTGTTGGTTTCTATTCGGCATTTATTGTTGCAGATGCCGTAACCGTTCGTACCCGAGCTGCAGGCTTAGCGAACAATCAAGCGGTTCAATGGCACTCTGCGGGTGAAGGGGATTATACCATTGAAGACATCATTAAAGAATCTCGTGGTACTGATATTATTCTTCATATGCGTGAAGACGGCAAAGAGTTCTTGAATGAATGGCGTTTGCGTGAAGTCATTAGTAAATATTCTGATCACATCGGCATCCCGGTTTCAATGTTAACTGCGGTTAAAGATGACGAAGGTAAAGACACTGAAGAGAAGCGTTGGGAACAGATTAACAAGGCTCAAGCACTTTGGACTCGTAACAAATCGGATATCGAGAAAGAAGAATACCAAGAGTTTTATAAGCACGTGTCACATGACTTTGCGGATCCACTGACCTGGAGCCACAACAAAGTCGAAGGTAAGAATGACTATACAAGCCTTCTGTATATCCCAGCTAAAGCGCCTTGGGACATGATGAACCGTGATCATAAGAGCGGCTTGAAATTATACGTACAGCGTGTGTTTATCATGGATGACGCTGAACAGTTCATGCCCTCTTACATGCGTTTCGTTCGTGGTTTAATTGACTCAAATGATCTGCCTCTTAATGTGTCACGTGAAATTCTGCAAGACAATAAAGTCACTCAGTCTCTTCGTGGGGCATGTACTAAGCGTGTGCTGACTATGCTTGAGCGTATGGCGAAGAGTGACAATGATAAGTACCTAGAGTTTTGGAAAGAGTTTGGCCTTGTTATGAAAGAAGGCCCAGCTGAAGACATCGCGAATAAAGAGAAGATCGCTAATTTACTGCGTTTCTCGTCAACGGAAGTTGACTCAGCTGACCAAACCATCAGCCTAGCGTCTTACATTGAGCGCATGAAAGAGGGTCAAGACAAGATTTATTACCTAACGGCCGATAGCTACACTGCCGCTAAGAACAGTCCTCATTTAGAGCAATTCAAAGCCAAAGGTATCGAAGTCATTCTTATGTACGATCGTATCGATGAGTATGTGATGAATTACCTGACTGACTTCGATGGTAAGTCGTTCCAGTCGATCACCAAAGCGGGCTTAGATCTGAGCCAGTTTGAAGGTGAAGAAGAGAAAGAGAAGCAAAAAGAGACCGAAGAAGAGTTTAAGTCTGTTGTTGAACGTGCTCAATCTTATCTAGGTGATCGTGTTAAAGAGGTTCGTACTACCTTCAAGCTAGCGACAACGCCTGCGGTGGTTGTTACGGACGATTTTGATATGGGGACACAAATGGCTAAGCTTCTAGAGGCTGCGGGTCAAGCGGCACCTGAAGTGAAATACATTTTTGAGATTAACCCTGAGCATACACTGGTTAAACAGATGGCCGATGAAGCTGACGAACAAGCGTTTGGTCGCTGGGTTGAATTGCTACTTGGTCAAGCGATGCTAGCGGAGAAGGGGTCAATGGAAGACCCGTCACAATTTCTGGGTGCAATCAACGAACTGCTAACAAAGCGATAG
- the yfcE gene encoding phosphodiesterase: MKLFFASDLHGSLPATEKILELYQASGAQYLVLLGDILNHGPRNPIPEGYNPPAVSERLNAFSQEIIAVRGNCDSEVDQMLLSFPMMMDYSWVLLESGARIFLTHGHLYNTTKRPALKAGDVIAHGHTHVPVAEYQDDVFLFNPSSVTFPRDGHAASYGIYENNTFKVISLEGELLVSGEL; this comes from the coding sequence GTGAAATTATTTTTTGCTTCCGATCTACATGGATCGTTGCCAGCCACAGAAAAGATATTAGAGCTCTATCAGGCGTCTGGTGCGCAGTATTTGGTTCTATTGGGGGATATTTTGAACCACGGTCCAAGAAACCCAATTCCTGAAGGCTATAACCCACCAGCAGTTTCCGAGCGGTTAAATGCGTTTTCTCAAGAGATTATTGCGGTTCGTGGTAACTGTGACAGTGAAGTCGACCAAATGCTATTGTCTTTTCCGATGATGATGGATTATTCATGGGTTCTGTTAGAGTCAGGCGCACGTATCTTTTTAACACATGGCCACCTTTACAACACGACTAAGCGACCGGCATTAAAAGCAGGTGACGTTATTGCACATGGGCATACTCATGTCCCCGTTGCTGAATATCAAGATGATGTGTTTCTCTTTAATCCAAGCTCTGTGACATTTCCACGAGATGGCCATGCTGCTAGCTATGGCATTTATGAAAATAATACATTCAAAGTCATCAGCCTAGAAGGTGAGTTGCTTGTGAGTGGCGAGTTATAA
- a CDS encoding CBS domain-containing protein — MSGSEKIRVSDVMANTYVIIDGLTTVFEAIEMAKKHKVKAIIVDKRHEDDEYGIVLMNDIAKKVLAKNRSPKRTNVYEIMTKPALSVSADMNVKYCARLFERFGISRAPVVSDNKIVGMVSYNNIVINGMARDDV; from the coding sequence ATGAGTGGCAGTGAAAAAATCCGAGTCAGTGATGTCATGGCCAATACATATGTGATCATCGATGGGCTAACCACAGTATTTGAAGCGATAGAGATGGCAAAGAAGCACAAAGTTAAGGCTATCATTGTCGACAAGCGGCATGAAGATGATGAATACGGTATTGTGTTGATGAATGATATCGCCAAGAAAGTGCTGGCTAAGAACCGTTCTCCAAAGCGCACCAATGTTTATGAAATCATGACAAAACCTGCTTTAAGCGTGTCGGCAGATATGAACGTGAAGTATTGTGCTCGCTTATTTGAGCGCTTTGGTATCAGCCGTGCTCCTGTGGTGAGTGATAATAAGATAGTCGGTATGGTGAGTTACAATAATATCGTGATCAACGGGATGGCGAGAGATGACGTATAG
- a CDS encoding regulatory protein ToxS: MKVKVSIILLILSAFLSGWLYWGNSEKIEHLLTQHEWQSKMVTLISDNKQEDSIGPLRKVELSSNAKYLPNGTYLRMSVVRLYGTQTAPANVINISETGKWDINDNYLLISPIEFKDVTSSQRQDFSEKQLELITQVIKMDAEQSRRIDIVNPKALLLTSLNHGSTVLFSN, translated from the coding sequence ATGAAAGTAAAAGTATCTATCATTTTACTGATTCTTTCCGCATTTCTAAGTGGTTGGTTATATTGGGGTAACAGCGAAAAAATAGAGCACTTACTCACGCAGCATGAGTGGCAATCGAAAATGGTGACTCTGATCAGCGATAACAAACAAGAGGACTCTATCGGCCCGCTTCGTAAAGTTGAACTGTCATCGAATGCGAAATATCTACCAAACGGGACTTATCTTAGAATGTCAGTCGTTCGGTTATACGGTACTCAAACGGCCCCTGCGAATGTAATCAACATTTCTGAGACAGGCAAATGGGATATCAACGATAACTACTTACTCATCTCTCCAATTGAGTTTAAAGACGTGACTTCATCACAGCGCCAAGACTTCTCAGAGAAGCAATTAGAGCTTATTACCCAGGTGATCAAAATGGATGCTGAACAGAGCCGACGCATTGATATTGTGAACCCGAAAGCACTGCTACTGACTAGCTTGAATCACGGTTCTACGGTGTTATTTTCAAACTAA